One part of the Phycisphaeraceae bacterium genome encodes these proteins:
- the pdhA gene encoding pyruvate dehydrogenase (acetyl-transferring) E1 component subunit alpha, producing the protein MPTATPSSGTRPSDALKNDVLLDWLRQMQLIREFETRTMQAYQQAKIGGFCHIYSGQEACAVGTIGSVSHDDPVITAYRDHGHALARGMTPRACMAEMYGRAAGCAKGKGGSMHMFDRPNHLYGGHGIVGAQTPLGAGFAFAAKYELEVLGKSLDGSPAKKKVCLCYLGDGALNQGALHEAMNLAGLYGLPVIYIVENNGYSMGTSIERGTTEADNLGAKAAAYGIDFLKVDGMDIRNIYDHFRPFAENCRENQRPGFVDLKTYRYQGHSMSDPQKYRTKDEVEQFKEKDSIAALASHLMRATADGGRACLSEDEWKKLQRTIREQVLDAVDFAENAPDPDVERELFSDVLANPVPNMSPAAEYNHGDTNTLL; encoded by the coding sequence ATGCCCACAGCCACACCATCGTCAGGCACGCGTCCAAGCGACGCGCTCAAGAACGACGTTCTTCTCGACTGGCTGCGCCAGATGCAACTCATCCGAGAGTTCGAAACGCGCACGATGCAGGCCTATCAGCAGGCCAAGATCGGCGGGTTCTGCCACATCTATTCCGGGCAGGAAGCGTGTGCTGTCGGCACCATCGGTTCGGTGAGTCACGACGATCCGGTCATTACTGCGTATCGCGATCATGGCCATGCTCTGGCGCGTGGCATGACACCCCGCGCGTGTATGGCTGAGATGTATGGCCGTGCTGCTGGATGCGCCAAAGGCAAGGGCGGCTCCATGCACATGTTTGATCGTCCAAATCACTTGTACGGTGGTCACGGAATCGTCGGGGCGCAGACACCACTCGGTGCCGGGTTCGCGTTTGCAGCAAAGTACGAACTCGAAGTGCTCGGCAAATCGCTCGACGGCTCCCCCGCAAAGAAGAAGGTGTGCCTGTGCTATCTCGGTGATGGTGCGCTGAATCAGGGCGCGTTGCACGAAGCAATGAATCTTGCGGGGCTGTACGGTCTGCCAGTAATTTATATTGTTGAGAACAACGGCTACTCCATGGGCACATCCATCGAGCGTGGAACGACAGAAGCGGACAACCTTGGTGCGAAGGCAGCAGCCTACGGCATCGACTTCCTCAAGGTTGATGGCATGGATATTCGCAATATCTATGACCACTTCCGTCCGTTCGCAGAGAACTGCCGCGAGAACCAGCGTCCCGGCTTCGTCGACCTGAAGACCTACCGGTATCAGGGCCACTCGATGTCCGATCCGCAGAAGTACCGCACGAAGGATGAGGTTGAGCAGTTCAAGGAGAAGGACTCCATTGCTGCGCTCGCATCGCACCTCATGCGTGCAACAGCCGACGGCGGACGCGCGTGTTTGAGCGAGGACGAGTGGAAGAAGCTGCAGCGGACCATCCGCGAGCAGGTGCTCGACGCGGTCGACTTTGCTGAGAACGCGCCGGATCCGGATGTCGAGCGTGAGCTGTTCTCTGATGTGCTTGCAAACCCCGTCCCGAACATGAGCCCGGCAGCGGAATACAACCACGGCGATACAAATACGCTGCTCTGA
- a CDS encoding polysaccharide deacetylase family protein, translating into MSAPIELKQPSGSPANLVLTYHYVRPENSDGVTGLTPEQFRDQLMRVQQHYTFVTLEEFLACEAEGETGFGLITFDDAVKDQWKYAQPVLASLQLPAVFFAPMRPFSHEPDLWVTQHLLHALAEELGWRELEHRVESIIGHIEMSQDQINQMNSLYHYEVPEKRMLKWLIAFGINAKLAGSTLREINERVGLRARDWFMSEEELVALQDMGHAIGGHGFDHVPYTTLTPMQQASDMHRAQRLMANILGAMPRALAYPFGRFDEHTRRIASQCGYTRCFSTTERIDACALDDLLDTIEAAHTQKLTGAAA; encoded by the coding sequence ATGAGCGCGCCAATCGAACTGAAGCAGCCAAGCGGTTCTCCTGCCAACCTCGTTTTGACGTACCACTATGTCAGACCTGAAAACTCGGACGGTGTGACGGGGCTCACGCCCGAGCAGTTTCGCGATCAGCTCATGCGCGTGCAGCAGCACTACACGTTTGTCACATTAGAAGAGTTTCTGGCATGTGAGGCAGAGGGTGAGACTGGGTTCGGACTGATCACGTTCGATGATGCAGTCAAGGACCAGTGGAAGTATGCCCAGCCGGTGCTTGCGTCGTTGCAACTTCCCGCGGTGTTCTTTGCACCGATGCGTCCATTCTCGCACGAACCCGATCTTTGGGTAACGCAGCACCTGCTCCATGCGCTTGCGGAGGAACTCGGCTGGCGCGAGCTTGAGCATCGTGTCGAGAGCATCATCGGGCACATCGAGATGTCGCAGGACCAGATTAACCAGATGAACTCGCTGTACCACTACGAGGTGCCCGAAAAACGGATGCTGAAATGGTTGATCGCGTTCGGTATCAACGCGAAGCTTGCAGGATCGACACTGCGCGAGATCAACGAACGTGTTGGCCTGCGCGCGCGCGACTGGTTCATGTCAGAAGAGGAACTGGTGGCGCTACAAGACATGGGCCACGCCATCGGCGGGCACGGATTCGACCATGTGCCATACACAACACTCACACCGATGCAGCAGGCATCGGACATGCATCGGGCGCAGCGTCTGATGGCAAACATTCTCGGTGCGATGCCGCGTGCGCTGGCGTACCCATTTGGAAGATTCGACGAGCACACTCGGCGCATCGCATCGCAGTGCGGATACACGCGGTGCTTCTCAACAACCGAGCGGATCGACGCGTGCGCACTCGATGATCTGCTCGACACCATCGAAGCAGCACACACACAGAAACTGACAGGAGCAGCAGCATGA
- a CDS encoding membrane dipeptidase, producing the protein MSSHNATPQWFDAHLDLAYLAECGRNMTAELRPEMQPHPPAGITLPAMRQAHVTMCLGTIFTEAHPAGQTAKYPTVGYTANDPDAAHNAGKAQLARYHAWRYAGFIELMPRRGEQTASTAAPLRIGILMECADPIREPSELAWWADQGVITIGMAWAMGSRYAAGNARPAIDGSAGLTAIGRELVQEMDRLNIVHDLSHLSQRATEDLLELTDAPVIASHSNCRALIDGKNERHLTDDTIREIGRRGGIIGLNLCSPFLIPAELDVARAHVDMARAHIEHICTIHGTTNHVGLGSDIDGGFSTEKLPDGINSVFDLHVLADELRKAKWTEDAINGFQHANWTRFWSEQNHSS; encoded by the coding sequence ATGAGTTCCCACAACGCAACGCCGCAATGGTTCGATGCCCATCTGGATCTGGCCTATCTTGCCGAGTGCGGCCGGAACATGACAGCTGAGTTGCGACCTGAAATGCAGCCGCATCCGCCTGCAGGAATCACGCTGCCTGCAATGCGGCAGGCACATGTAACAATGTGCCTTGGCACGATTTTCACTGAAGCTCATCCTGCAGGGCAAACCGCAAAGTATCCCACTGTTGGATATACCGCCAACGATCCGGATGCAGCACACAATGCTGGCAAAGCTCAACTTGCACGATATCACGCATGGCGATATGCCGGGTTTATCGAACTGATGCCACGTCGGGGGGAGCAGACAGCGAGCACAGCCGCTCCGCTTCGCATCGGCATTCTCATGGAATGTGCCGACCCTATCCGCGAACCAAGCGAACTGGCATGGTGGGCGGATCAGGGCGTCATCACCATCGGAATGGCGTGGGCGATGGGTTCGCGATACGCAGCCGGGAACGCACGACCCGCGATCGACGGGAGCGCCGGACTCACCGCGATCGGACGCGAGCTCGTGCAGGAAATGGACCGACTCAACATTGTCCACGATCTGTCTCATCTCTCGCAGCGAGCGACAGAAGATCTGCTCGAACTGACCGATGCGCCGGTCATCGCATCACACTCCAACTGCCGCGCATTAATCGACGGGAAGAACGAACGCCATCTCACCGACGACACCATCCGCGAGATCGGTCGCCGGGGAGGCATCATCGGGCTCAACCTCTGCTCACCATTCCTCATCCCAGCCGAGCTTGATGTCGCACGTGCGCATGTTGACATGGCGCGTGCACATATCGAGCACATCTGCACAATTCACGGCACAACAAATCATGTGGGACTCGGGAGCGACATCGACGGCGGATTCTCAACCGAGAAACTTCCTGATGGGATCAACTCGGTCTTTGATCTTCATGTGCTCGCCGACGAACTTCGAAAAGCCAAGTGGACCGAGGATGCGATCAACGGATTCCAGCATGCAAACTGGACGCGATTCTGGAGTGAGCAGAACCATTCGTCATAA
- a CDS encoding beta-lactamase family protein, translated as MKWFSVCALAHMVVLSCVMVSCAAAMQQTTLDHPHNTTETYDELDGLDELVASGRIPGIAVLAAKNGEIQILDIAGMRDTETGDPLKTDDLFHLGSCTKAMTATLAASIIEDGLLSWDTTLAKALPGLVDELDPWYRDVTIEQLLHHRAGVAERTDRMWEFETFAAIQQFEGTPTEIRKQAVQYVLSKPPRSRDTTRMEYSNVSYMTVGYVLETVMEKPFEQLMHERVFLPLGMTSAGFGLPQGQSQPRGHHQTHDGFLPVAAEDQNKASPAYSPSGEVHATLHDWFLFAQDQMRGYRGEPGTLLAPDSYRKLHEPPTGGTYAMGWYKRRQAWANVALTHNGTNVTFYAVATLAPELDACVLVATNCGPPTAGRACRDALRLAIDQLQLSGK; from the coding sequence GTGAAGTGGTTCTCTGTGTGCGCACTCGCGCACATGGTGGTTCTGTCGTGCGTAATGGTCTCGTGCGCAGCTGCGATGCAACAGACCACGCTTGATCATCCACACAATACAACTGAAACGTATGACGAACTCGATGGGCTGGATGAACTCGTTGCATCCGGCCGGATTCCGGGTATTGCTGTGCTCGCTGCGAAGAATGGTGAGATTCAGATTCTTGATATTGCTGGGATGCGTGATACCGAAACCGGTGATCCGCTAAAGACCGATGACCTGTTCCATCTTGGCTCGTGCACGAAGGCGATGACAGCCACACTTGCAGCATCCATCATCGAGGATGGTTTGCTCTCGTGGGATACAACGCTCGCGAAGGCGCTTCCCGGTCTGGTTGATGAGTTAGACCCGTGGTATCGCGATGTGACCATCGAACAGTTGCTGCATCATCGCGCCGGTGTCGCCGAACGCACGGACCGAATGTGGGAGTTCGAAACATTTGCTGCGATCCAGCAGTTCGAGGGCACACCAACAGAGATACGCAAGCAGGCTGTGCAGTATGTGCTGTCAAAGCCGCCGCGCTCGCGCGACACAACACGCATGGAATACTCGAACGTCAGCTACATGACGGTGGGGTACGTGCTTGAAACCGTTATGGAGAAACCATTCGAGCAGCTCATGCACGAGCGTGTATTTCTGCCGCTCGGTATGACATCGGCTGGGTTTGGATTGCCACAAGGGCAATCGCAGCCACGCGGGCATCATCAGACACATGACGGCTTTCTACCTGTTGCAGCCGAGGACCAGAACAAGGCTTCACCGGCATACTCACCCTCGGGCGAGGTGCACGCGACGCTGCACGACTGGTTTTTGTTTGCACAGGATCAGATGCGTGGTTATCGCGGTGAGCCCGGCACGTTGCTTGCGCCGGACTCATATAGAAAACTGCACGAGCCACCAACAGGCGGCACCTACGCGATGGGCTGGTACAAGAGAAGGCAGGCGTGGGCGAATGTGGCTTTAACACACAACGGCACAAATGTGACGTTCTACGCGGTTGCAACGCTTGCGCCAGAACTCGACGCGTGTGTGCTCGTTGCCACAAACTGCGGCCCACCGACCGCGGGACGTGCGTGCCGTGATGCGCTCAGGCTTGCGATCGACCAGTTGCAACTCAGCGGGAAGTGA